A genomic region of Streptomyces sp. R33 contains the following coding sequences:
- the rplK gene encoding 50S ribosomal protein L11, with translation MPPKKKKVTGLIKLQIKAGAANPAPPVGPALGQHGVNIMEFCKAYNAATESQRGMVVPVEITVYEDRTFTFITKTPPAARLILKAAGIEKGSGEPHKTKVAKLTGAQVREIAELKMPDLNANDVDAAMKIIAGTARSMGVTVEG, from the coding sequence ATGCCTCCCAAGAAGAAGAAGGTCACGGGGCTTATCAAGCTCCAGATCAAGGCCGGTGCGGCCAACCCGGCTCCGCCGGTCGGCCCCGCGCTCGGTCAGCACGGCGTCAACATCATGGAGTTCTGCAAGGCCTACAACGCCGCGACCGAGTCGCAGCGTGGCATGGTCGTGCCGGTGGAGATCACGGTCTACGAGGACCGCACCTTCACCTTCATCACCAAGACTCCGCCGGCCGCGCGCCTGATCCTCAAGGCCGCGGGCATCGAGAAGGGCTCCGGCGAGCCCCACAAGACCAAGGTCGCCAAGCTCACCGGCGCCCAGGTCCGCGAGATCGCCGAGCTGAAGATGCCCGACCTCAACGCCAACGACGTCGACGCCGCGATGAAGATCATCGCCGGCACCGCGCGTTCGATGGGCGTCACGGTCGAAGGCTGA